The stretch of DNA GGTTTCCCTGCTTGTACACGCCGTTGAACTGCACCGACGCGCGCCCCAGCTGCGACGGGAGGTACGGCCGGTCCGGCGTGTTCAGCCAGCGCTGGTACCAGCCGTTCAGCGTCAGCTGGCGGAAGTACAGGGGGATGGAGCCGTACGCCTCCACGCCGGTGACGTTCAGCCCCGGCTGCACCGGCGCCGCGCGGTCGAAGGCGAAGCCGTACGGCGCGGCCTGGTCCAGGTTGTGGGTGACCACCGCCGCGCCCAGGTGGAAGAGCCCGCGGTTGAACTCGGCCCCGGCGCGCAGCCCGTCCACCGAGCTGTCCAGCGTGCGGATCACCTGCACCTGCACGGTGTCGAGCGCGGGCACCCCCGTCCCCCCGATCCCGCCGATCGTCTTCAGCACCACCGAGTCGCCCGCCAGGTAGCGCACGCCGCGGTTCCCCGTGGCCAGCTGGCCGAACAGCGAGAAGCCGCCCCACGGCCCCGCGCGCAGGCTCCCCGTCGCCTCCAGCCCGGTGACGCCGCCGATGGTCAGCTGGCGCACCTCGCCGGTCGCCGCCAGCCAGGGCGCGGGGTCGAAGTCCAGCCGCCCCCACACCTCCGTCTGGTTCGGCGCCCAGCCGTCTTCCTCGCCGCGGTGCAGGCGCGCGCCGGCGGCCAGCATCCCGAAGCTGAGGGGGACGGTGGCGCGGAAGTCGGCCTGCACGCTGCGCACGCGCTCGGAAAGCGTGTCCGCGCCGGCGGGGCGCTGCAGGCTGCGCCCCGCCATCGCCTCGAGGTTCGCGCCCAGGATGCGCCCGCGGCCGCGGAGAATGAGCTCGCTCCGGTCCAGGCTCTCCAGCTCCACGCTGCTGGTCAGGCGGCTCTCGCTGTTCAGCTTGGTGGTCCGCAGCTCGGCCTGCAGCCCCCAGTCGGGGGTGAAGGCGTAGCTCAGCCGCTCCACCGTGTGCGTCTCGCTGAACGGCTGGCGGCGCAGCGACCCGCTGGACTGGTCCAGGTCCAGCCCCACCTCGGCCACCATGTGCCTGCCGATCGGGCGGGTGAAGAGCGCGCGCAGAGCCCGCGTCCCCAGGTCGCCGTCCATCCCCTCGATCTGCGCGAAGGGGCGGATGTCGGCCAGGCGCAGCGAGGTGATGTCGACGCGGATCTCCTCCAGCCCCCGCTGGACGCGGACGGACTGCAGGTTCACGATGGGGATGCGCTGCAGGTCCGGCGTGGCCCCGGTGAGCGGCCGCAGCTCGTAGCCGTCCAGGAAGATGCGGAAGCGCCCGCCGCCCGAGGCGAAGGGGGATACGCCCATCGGCCGCCCGAAGCCGCCGGTGCGCGTGATCACCAGCCCGGGGATGCGGTCCAGCAGGTCGGCCAGCGAGAGGCCGTGGAAGTACTGCAGCTGCTCGGGGCCGAAGACGTAGGTCGCGTCCGAGAACCCGTGCGCCGGCGGCAGCGGGTGCGCGGGGAAGCTGGGAGCGGCGACGGTCGAGTCCGGAACCGTGGTGGTGTCCGTCTTCGCGCCGGGGATGGTGTCGCCGCGCACCGCCTCGCCGGGAATGGCCACCTGCACCGAGTCGCGCCGCTGCCCGGGAATCGTGTCGCGCGCGGCGGGCGGAGGCACGGGCGGAGCCGGCGCGGGCGCGGGAGCCGGCGCGGGGGGGCGCGTGGACGGGCGCTGCGGCACGGTGTCGCGCACCTGCGCATGGGCGTGCGCGGGCGCCGCGCCGAGCCCCGGGGCCAGCGCGGCGGCGAAGAGGGCGGGCCGGAGGACGCGCCTCATCCGGCGCGCGACAGCACCCATTCCACGAACAGCCGGGTGGGGGCGCCGGTGGAGCCCTTGGAGAGGTACGCCAGCTTCCCGTCCCCATACGCCGTGCCCGCCACGTCCAGGTGCACCCACGGCGTGTCGCCCACGAACTCGCGCAGGAACCAGGCGGCGGTGATGGTGCCCGCCGGACGGCCGCCGCTGTTCTTGATGTCGGCGTAGTCGCTCTTGATCTGGTCGCGGTACTCGTCGAACATCGGCAGCGGCCAGCAGCGCTCGCCGGTGCGGTCGCCCGCCCGCTTCACCTCGTCCAGCAGCGCCTCGTCGTTCCCCATGATCCCCGAGGCCTGGTGGCCCAGCGCGATCACGCAGGCGCCGGTCAGCGTGGCCGCGTCGAGCATGGCCACCGGGTCGAAGCGCTTGGCGTAGTGCAGCGCGTCGGCCAGGATCAGCCGCCCCTCGGCGTCGGTGTTCACCACCTCGATGGTCTTCCCCGACGCGGCGCGGAAGATGTCGCCCGGCTTCATCGCCTTGCCACCCAGCAGGTTCTCGGACGAGGGGACGATGCCGACGACGTTCGCCTTCACGCCCAGCTCGCCGATCGCGTGCATGGCGCCGAGAACGGCCGCGCCGCCGCACATGTCGAACTTCATCTCCTCCATCCCCGCCGCCGGCTTGATGGAGATGCCGCCCGCGTCGAAGGTCAGCCCCTTCCCCACCAGGACCAGCGGGCGATCCCCGTCCGCGCCCCCGCGGTGCTCGAGGACGATGAGCCGCGGCTCCTCGTCCGTCCCCCGGGCGACGGCCAGCAGGGCGCCCATCCCTTCGGCCTCCATCTCCCTGGGCCCCAGGACGGTCAGCTTCATCCCGAAGCGGGTGGAGATGTCGCCCGCCACCTCGGCCAGGCGCGTGGGCGTGACCACGTTGCCGGGAAGGTTCCCCAGGTTGCGCGCGAAGTTCTCGGCCGACGCGACGACGGAGCCGACGCGCGCCCCTTCCGCCACCGCCGCCTCGTCCGCCTCGGCGGGGACGGCGATCGCGAGGTCCGCCAGCTCGACCGGCGCCGGCGCGTCGTCCGCGCGGGACTTCAGCTCGGTGAAGGAGTAGGAGCCGAGCACCACGCCCTCCGTTACCGCGCGCGCCGCATCCCCCGAGTCGACGGACGAAGCGGGGAGGGCGAAGGTGACGCTCGCCGCGCGGGCCCTGGCCGCCTGCCGGGCCGCGGTGCCGCCGGCCCTGCGCAGCTTCTCGGGGGTGAGCGAGTCGGGCTTGCCCAGGCCGATTACCAGCACACGCTGGGCGGCGACGGAGCCGCCGGCGGGGTAGAGGGTGACGGACTCGCCCTCCTTGCCGCGCAGGTCGCCGCGCTCGCGCACGGCGGCGATCAGCCCGCCGAGCGCCAGGTCCAGCGCCTGCACGGCG from Longimicrobium sp. encodes:
- a CDS encoding Plug domain-containing protein, with translation MRRVLRPALFAAALAPGLGAAPAHAHAQVRDTVPQRPSTRPPAPAPAPAPAPPVPPPAARDTIPGQRRDSVQVAIPGEAVRGDTIPGAKTDTTTVPDSTVAAPSFPAHPLPPAHGFSDATYVFGPEQLQYFHGLSLADLLDRIPGLVITRTGGFGRPMGVSPFASGGGRFRIFLDGYELRPLTGATPDLQRIPIVNLQSVRVQRGLEEIRVDITSLRLADIRPFAQIEGMDGDLGTRALRALFTRPIGRHMVAEVGLDLDQSSGSLRRQPFSETHTVERLSYAFTPDWGLQAELRTTKLNSESRLTSSVELESLDRSELILRGRGRILGANLEAMAGRSLQRPAGADTLSERVRSVQADFRATVPLSFGMLAAGARLHRGEEDGWAPNQTEVWGRLDFDPAPWLAATGEVRQLTIGGVTGLEATGSLRAGPWGGFSLFGQLATGNRGVRYLAGDSVVLKTIGGIGGTGVPALDTVQVQVIRTLDSSVDGLRAGAEFNRGLFHLGAAVVTHNLDQAAPYGFAFDRAAPVQPGLNVTGVEAYGSIPLYFRQLTLNGWYQRWLNTPDRPYLPSQLGRASVQFNGVYKQGNLEPTLRFEVVGRDEAIAYNPATLQNEPVARYALFNWFVQIRIIDIRIFWRYENAFNRRGPYDVANTQIPGGRALYGVRWFFRN
- a CDS encoding leucyl aminopeptidase; translation: MNVSVLRGELASLETPLLAVPVFEGNGADPAVQALDLALGGLIAAVRERGDLRGKEGESVTLYPAGGSVAAQRVLVIGLGKPDSLTPEKLRRAGGTAARQAARARAASVTFALPASSVDSGDAARAVTEGVVLGSYSFTELKSRADDAPAPVELADLAIAVPAEADEAAVAEGARVGSVVASAENFARNLGNLPGNVVTPTRLAEVAGDISTRFGMKLTVLGPREMEAEGMGALLAVARGTDEEPRLIVLEHRGGADGDRPLVLVGKGLTFDAGGISIKPAAGMEEMKFDMCGGAAVLGAMHAIGELGVKANVVGIVPSSENLLGGKAMKPGDIFRAASGKTIEVVNTDAEGRLILADALHYAKRFDPVAMLDAATLTGACVIALGHQASGIMGNDEALLDEVKRAGDRTGERCWPLPMFDEYRDQIKSDYADIKNSGGRPAGTITAAWFLREFVGDTPWVHLDVAGTAYGDGKLAYLSKGSTGAPTRLFVEWVLSRAG